The Helicobacter pylori genome contains a region encoding:
- the murG gene encoding undecaprenyldiphospho-muramoylpentapeptide beta-N-acetylglucosaminyltransferase encodes MKFALTGGGTGGHLSIAKALAIELEKQGIEAIYLGSTYGQDKEWFENSLLFSERYFFNTQGVINKSFFKKIGSLFLQAKAAFKAKEILKKHQITHTISVGGFSAGPASFASLLNKIPLYIHEQNAIKGSLNRYLSPKAKAVFSSYAFKDKGNHILTSYPVQNAFFDFARTRTEIKHILFLGGSQGAKAINEFALLNAPKLTKQGIKITHICGPNSYEQVRFFYQELGLLDKIELFAFHNNITEVMHRADLCVSRAGASSVWELCANGLPTIFIPYPFASNNHQYYNVLEFEKENLCYVVPQNELLPKKLFEVIRKLNQKDDQGNKNLTTISNKLQQKIAKNGAKTIIETILSA; translated from the coding sequence ATGAAATTCGCTCTCACAGGGGGAGGCACAGGCGGGCATCTCTCTATCGCTAAAGCCTTAGCCATAGAATTAGAAAAGCAAGGCATAGAGGCTATTTATTTAGGCTCAACTTATGGGCAAGATAAGGAATGGTTTGAAAATAGCCTCCTATTTAGCGAACGCTATTTTTTCAACACACAAGGCGTAATCAATAAAAGCTTTTTTAAAAAAATAGGCTCTTTATTCTTGCAAGCTAAAGCCGCTTTTAAGGCTAAAGAAATCTTAAAAAAACACCAGATAACGCACACCATTAGCGTGGGAGGGTTTAGTGCAGGGCCTGCAAGTTTTGCAAGCTTACTCAATAAAATACCTCTTTATATCCATGAGCAAAATGCGATTAAAGGCTCTCTTAATCGCTACCTTTCCCCTAAAGCTAAAGCGGTGTTTTCAAGCTATGCTTTTAAAGATAAAGGAAACCATATTTTAACCTCCTATCCCGTGCAAAACGCTTTTTTTGATTTTGCTAGGACTCGCACTGAAATCAAGCATATTTTATTTTTAGGCGGTTCGCAAGGGGCAAAAGCGATCAATGAATTCGCTTTATTAAACGCTCCCAAACTCACCAAACAAGGGATTAAAATCACGCACATTTGCGGCCCCAATTCTTATGAGCAAGTGCGTTTTTTTTACCAGGAATTGGGGCTATTGGATAAGATAGAATTGTTTGCTTTCCACAACAACATCACAGAAGTCATGCATAGAGCGGATTTGTGCGTGAGCCGAGCCGGTGCTAGCAGCGTGTGGGAATTGTGCGCCAATGGCTTACCCACGATTTTTATCCCCTACCCTTTTGCGAGCAATAACCACCAGTATTACAATGTCTTAGAATTTGAAAAAGAAAACTTATGCTATGTCGTGCCTCAAAATGAATTATTGCCTAAAAAACTCTTTGAAGTCATTAGAAAGCTCAACCAAAAAGACGATCAAGGTAATAAAAACCTCACCACTATCAGCAACAAATTGCAACAAAAAATCGCTAAAAACGGCGCAAAAACCATCATTGAAACGATTTTGAGCGCCTAA